A DNA window from Tachysurus vachellii isolate PV-2020 chromosome 20, HZAU_Pvac_v1, whole genome shotgun sequence contains the following coding sequences:
- the LOC132863535 gene encoding beta-microseminoprotein-like, with protein MSMLKRSVFVGFVLFVLVPLIHAACWSQRLRLGTNHCIDKTDKTWHFMGSNWRNSICEKCTCNTFSMDCCDGFPTHVTKGCIMAYNFRTCTYTLTSMDPSVKCYVIGK; from the exons ATG TCCATGCTGAAGAGATCAGTGTTTGTGGGTTTTGTCCTGTTTGTGCTGGTTCCTCTGATCCATGCTGCCTGCTGGTCACAGAGATTGAGACTag GTACGAATCACTGTATtgataaaacagacaaaacctgGCACTTTATGGGCTCCAACTGGAGGAACAGCATATGTGAAAAGTGCACATGCAACACATTCTCCATGGACTGCTGTGACGG aTTCCCAACGCACGTGACTAAAGGCTGCATCATGGCATACAATTTCCGAACGTGTACTTACACATTAACCAGTATGGACCCGAGTGTTAAATGTTacgttattggaaaataa
- the LOC132863534 gene encoding uncharacterized protein LOC132863534 isoform X2, whose product MLPAGIRKSKQSMMKRSVFVGFVLLALVPMIHAACWHQLNKFDSTHCQDNVDKTWHPVGSRWTNSQCAKCSCSVNEIRYCDGWPTHVSGGCSIKYDYKTCTYELIYPDRNSPCMGSG is encoded by the exons ATGTTGCCTGCGGGCATCAGAAAATCAAAGCAG TCCATGATGAAGAGGTCGGTGTTTGTGGGTTTTGTCCTGCTTGCTCTTGTCCCTATGATCCATGCTGCCTGCTGGCATCAACTGAACAAATTTG ATTCGACTCATTGTCAAGACAATGTGGACAAGACGTGGCACCCGGTCGGATCCAGATGGACAAACAGCCAGTGTGCAAAGTGCAGTTGCTCTGTGAATGAGATTCGCTACTGTGACGG ATGGCCAACACATGTGTCTGGAGGCTGCAGCAttaaatatgattataaaacctGTACATATGAATTGATTTATCCGGATAGAAATAGCCCCTGTATGGGAAGTGGATAG
- the LOC132863534 gene encoding uncharacterized protein LOC132863534 isoform X1: protein MLPAGIRKSKQQLWYSKQDFLLLNQRLQSDLLTHQTTKSMMKRSVFVGFVLLALVPMIHAACWHQLNKFDSTHCQDNVDKTWHPVGSRWTNSQCAKCSCSVNEIRYCDGWPTHVSGGCSIKYDYKTCTYELIYPDRNSPCMGSG, encoded by the exons ATGTTGCCTGCGGGCATCAGAAAATCAAAGCAG caacTATGGTACAGTAAACAGGATTTTCTTCTATTAAACCAGAGACTTCAGTCTGATTTATTGACACATCAAACCACAAAa TCCATGATGAAGAGGTCGGTGTTTGTGGGTTTTGTCCTGCTTGCTCTTGTCCCTATGATCCATGCTGCCTGCTGGCATCAACTGAACAAATTTG ATTCGACTCATTGTCAAGACAATGTGGACAAGACGTGGCACCCGGTCGGATCCAGATGGACAAACAGCCAGTGTGCAAAGTGCAGTTGCTCTGTGAATGAGATTCGCTACTGTGACGG ATGGCCAACACATGTGTCTGGAGGCTGCAGCAttaaatatgattataaaacctGTACATATGAATTGATTTATCCGGATAGAAATAGCCCCTGTATGGGAAGTGGATAG
- the LOC132863534 gene encoding beta-microseminoprotein J1-like isoform X3, giving the protein MVSIRQSMMKRSVFVGFVLLALVPMIHAACWHQLNKFDSTHCQDNVDKTWHPVGSRWTNSQCAKCSCSVNEIRYCDGWPTHVSGGCSIKYDYKTCTYELIYPDRNSPCMGSG; this is encoded by the exons atggtatcgatcagacag TCCATGATGAAGAGGTCGGTGTTTGTGGGTTTTGTCCTGCTTGCTCTTGTCCCTATGATCCATGCTGCCTGCTGGCATCAACTGAACAAATTTG ATTCGACTCATTGTCAAGACAATGTGGACAAGACGTGGCACCCGGTCGGATCCAGATGGACAAACAGCCAGTGTGCAAAGTGCAGTTGCTCTGTGAATGAGATTCGCTACTGTGACGG ATGGCCAACACATGTGTCTGGAGGCTGCAGCAttaaatatgattataaaacctGTACATATGAATTGATTTATCCGGATAGAAATAGCCCCTGTATGGGAAGTGGATAG